CTGAAGTTAAAGATCTTAAATGATATCCTGTAtgactcatttaactttgttgcACATTTGTAGGAAATAGAGTAATAAGGTATTGCCAATCTCAAATGCTAAATCTCAGCTGAAAGATATATAGCCTAACATAAGATTACACAGACTAAGGGGTATCAtcatattgcttcccttctcagcAGGTATGGGAGAGACTggagggagggaatttggaactcaaaagaaaaaagaaaaaaaaaagaaaaagaaaaagattacatAGATAATTAGCTCAACCAGGACTCAAAACCAGGCCTTGTcactaatttatttaatttcttgtaattttttttagacCTTCATGTTTGACTGAAAACTATCCAGTAGAAACTTCTCTAGCAATGGCCCAAATAATAGTCCACCCCAAAATAGCTCTTGTTGATGAACCACTGCAAATCCGAGTAACTGGCCTGCTCCCTAACCAGATGGTAGTATTGCAGGCAAAACTGATAAATGAAAAAGGAGTGCTCTTTCAGTCTCAAGTTTTCTATAATGCTGATGAAGGTGGAGAGATAGACCTGGAGCAGGCAGCTGCACTTGGAGGGGACTATGTGGGCATCCATCCTATGGGCCTCTTCTGGTCCTTGAAACCTAGGAAGATGCTATCTAGGCTACTCAAACAGGATGTGATGAACAGTCCCTACCTGGTCCAGCTGTCTGTATATGATTCAAAACAAGCTGCATATGACTTCCCTACACCTCCTGCGGCCACTGAGATTGTGGAGAGATGGTACTCAGCACCTGGAGTAACTCGAATCCAAATAAGGGAAGGTAGAATTCGAGGAGCTCTCTTCCTTCCACCAGGTAAGTTTGAATCAGTCACATtcttattccttcattttcaaacTAATTCCTTTTCTCCACTATAGCTTTATTTCCCTCTTCAAACATTTAGCTTACAACTGAGTAATACTATTCTCAGTCTCCTTAGGATTCAGCATGAAAAGTTGTCTTTGGATCATAGCCAGTTCTGAGAAATGTCCCAAATATTAGGTGGATGTGAACCATTCTGGAACTAGAGTCAGGCCATTGTCACTTTCCTCCTCATGTGCTCTTGGGTTACTCCATCACACTGACAAACTTTCCAGATTCTTTTGGAAGCTCATCACCAAGGTAACCTAGAAATAAGGAACAAGCTCATACTTACCCTGTGGAGCTATATCCTAACCCTTAGGGCTCAGTTTAGTTCTTGCCCCCCATGTCTGAAATGACAGTCCAGATTGATGATGCAGAACTGGATGGAAGTAGCATGCTGCTTCCATTCATGTGAAATCCTTTTCTCTTcatcactctttttaaaaattttcttttctctaaaattttcttttctcttctctctttctcctcctcttcctcctcttcctcctcctcctccttcttctttttcttcttcttcttcttcttcttcttcttcttcttcttcttcttcttcttcttcttcttcttcttcttcttcttcttcttcttcttcttcttccttcttgttcttgttcttgttcttcttccttcttcttcttcttccttcttcttcttcttccttcttcttccttcttcttcttcttcttcttcttcttcttcttcttcttcttcttcttcttcttcttcttcttcttcttcttcttcttcttctgcttctgcttcttctgttttttttttctccttttcttttactcAGACCCCATCCATCACCAATTTCTATGAGTACAATTATCCTTTCAAAGCAGATTGTCCCTATAGACCCAGTCTTTGTTTCCCCCCACTTTCAAATGTTCAACAGAATCAAATGCTTATTGTACATTTCAAACTGGGTGCAGTGCTTATGAAGGGTAAACAAAATTCATTGTTTTCCCTGCCCTTTGACTCCAGCTCCCAAACCTTATCTCCTTTCAGACTTTCTTATTATTGTGGACTTTTatatactttcaattttgttatggTTCAAttctgtctgattcttcatgacaccatttggggttttcttccagagaaaatggagtagtttgccatgtcctttttTATCTACAGGAAATGAGGcacacagagtgaagtgacttgcccagtcacacagctaccaaatgtctgagatcagattttgagtcatcctgactccaaacccagcatgcTTTGCACTGTGGCACTATGTCCAGATACCAAATAATGTTTGTTGTCTGATTGTCAGCCTGAGTCAACTAGATTTGTAATCTTCTTGTCATTCTAAATTCCTTATTCTCAACCAGCTCACGTGTTGCATCACTTGCCAAATCTGGTTATTTTTCTACAGTCTCTCTCACATGAATTTCCTTCTTTCCACGGACATCTCTTTATTACCAGTTGAGATCTTCATCATTTTTCTCATGTTATATTGTGACAGTCTGAATTCAGTCAATAGAATGCTAATCTTGGTgataggaagatctgaatttgaattattCCTCAGAAAGTCATGTATTAGTGTGTGATGGGCAATTGACTTGACCCGTCAGAAATTTGGAGCTATAAAAACCACAGAAGTACACTTCTAGAACTATACTTCTGTGGTTCCTTACAGCACCAAATTTCTGAAGCATGATATTTCACTCTGGTCTTCCTATCTCAAATCTCTTTCTTACActaatccatcttccacttaAGGCCAAAAAGAATTGCCTGGAGTGCAGGTTTGACTATATTACTTCCTTATTTATGAACAGTAATAACTCCCTGTTaattccagggtcacatagaaacTCCTCTGTAGGCACTAAAATCTCTTCCCGACTTGGCcatttcctacctttctagttttcAGAAACATTGCTCTCCTTCCTAAATTCTACATTATAATCTTGAGCCTGTTTGTTGCTCCTCACACAAGATGTTCCACCTCTCACTTCCATTTCTTTGTATTAGCTGTCCCCTATGCTTAGAACacacttcttccttattttttcctggaACCCCTACTTTCCTCCAAGTGCCATCGTCTACCTGAAACCTTTCGTACACCCATAGCTAATGCTCTCCCATCTacaactttgtatttattatatatgtatgtatttatatattcatatgtgaaATCCAGGTTAGCTCCCTGGAGgtctcagaatcagccagagtcaggataagcaaaagtccttggtctttaaggggagaagtgaaggggatggacaaaactgccacaagctctccacaacctcccttctccttgtcctcctccaaagtgactctggcttgtctcactccaccccctaatccctcctatgattatctgtatacaccaaaagattgagccagcacagaataatgagaagggccatttagcatatgctaatagaattattgtccaataggtaattagtcttaagtgcttggttgtctgattccagtgcacctattcagagttttagccctttacctTCATATATGTATAGGCTGTCActcacattagaatgtaaactcctggtAGAGTCTGTTTCCATAGAGCTAGTAGTGCCTGGTTCAgaataggaaattaataaatgcttgttaattggcTGCATCCATTTATATTGCTTCCAGTTTTATAGTAAGTATTTTAACTAGGGTGAAGGTAGTAGGGCTTTGACCCAGGTTAGTAAAGTTAGAGGGTCCAAACAGCAACATCTTAGAGGCCTTGTCCCTTCCTTGTTGTgaaattccttctttttaataGCTTCCAAGGCTAATGGTATCCCAGTGTTCTCCCCACTTTTTGTCTCCCCTCTAACTCCCACCTTCCACCTCCAAATCTCTGCTGGTCCCATACACATCTCTACTACATCTCTGCTCCTATCTATCTGGCCAGTAGCGGTTAGTATAATTTCACAAAAACTTGTTAACATTTCAAAGCAATTCTATATCCAGAAGTCACAGGCTAGGTGACCATGTCCCTCTCTACTTGCTCTAGTCCTGTAAATTGTTGGTTATGGCTTTGGCTTTGATTTTCATTCCATCTACTCGTCACCTACTAAAATTGGTGATAGGATGTGGGAAACTGGTGATCTGTGGATAACTGGAGACACACTTCATTGAGTAGGAGACTGGCCTTCTTTGTCATAGAGGTTTCCAACCACTGAGTTAAAAGGGCTCATTAGGTGTTGTACAGTATATGCTCAGTGCAGTGGACACTTCCATTCAGGAAGGAAATTGAGCCTCACCCGTGCCTCTTTCCTTTATATCTCAGCATCCTGTTCCTCTGATGACGCTTACCATCACTTCACTTCTCGCTTTCTTTACTGGCTAATTTGCCAGTTCTTGCTATGGCCTCAGATCCcaccaaagaaacaaatttaacaCAGTGGCGATCCAATCAGGACTTCTGCCTGACAGATATCAATTTAGGTTGCAGTCTTTGGAAACTTATGACTAAAAACTGGGTTGGTTCATGTACTTATAGTTGAAATCAATAAAGCTATCctccttttttcattctctaaCTCCTTCATATTCTGAGCTAGGCAATTATGTGTGGCAAGTGAATCTCAAAGAAACTTTCTGGCCCACCCAGGATTCTGGTTATTTCATTCCATTATGGGCTAAGAAGGAAGCCTAGTAGCAAGACCTCGTAGCTAGAGTCCTGGATTGGAGTGAGGataagtctgagttcaaatcctgcttatgAAATTCAGGAACTCAATGGCTCTGGGCAGTCTCTGGACATCTGTGAGTCTCAGGCAGCTAAGgcatatataaattatagaaaagttGTGAGTTACTTTGGTAGGGACTTCTCCCACCTGAGCATCACCTTCAGCAACTGTCTTCCCGAACCAGGAGTACGCAGTCAATCAGTCAGCCAAGCCTtcattaagtacccactatgtcTAGATCCCATACTAAGGGTTGTTTTattctgctttctagagcccccaagttggggtgaaaAAACATAGTGTCTTAGAGGAGTAGTGAAGAAAGCAGGAGACCCACAAGGATGGTAGAAATATGGAAcctatttattccaaattctccctcTTATATGTCCTAATAATATGTGCTAAATATATTCTGTGTAGGTGGGAccacatgaacaacttgctattgtatgtagattgccacctgctatcactctgcttcaatcacaatacAGGTTGTTACctccccctgacttctcaagaaggccGAGATCCCTTAGGGGCGATGAGGAGCTGATCCagatattgtcagcaggttccctctgggatgaagagtcttatacctcacccagagttcccccactatctgtggccttcTACAAAGagtagggatacaaaaacaggaaaaacaaaacaaaataatttcttccttcaGACAGCTTATTTCCTAATGAGAGATGCTACATGTAAATGAAGATGTATAAATATGATGTAGAGAAAATAAACTAGGGATAAACTCAGGGGATAGGCAGTAAGATTAAGAAATCAAGGTTTATGGCAAATGAGAGGAGAATGGGAAATTCTCTTTGTGATGTTATGTATTTGGAGAGGTGTAattgtttgttacaccacattgagcctgcactgactgtggggagagtcatcactaatagcctgtgtgttatcgttatgtgcttgtgtaatgcctcccatgctgatgggtttgtgcatacctgtttctaataagacccttcagcccagaaaccaactagcaatccccacttccctttggtgcttttcttctcccttcctgagatgtcagagggggcgtgatcacctccttttcagtgttttcacctcttttcctgagaagtcagagaggccgtgatcacctccttttcagtgttttcacctcttttcctgagaagtcagagggggcgtgatcacctcctttttggggtccccatctccctgagaagtcagggatggcgtgaccaacTGTgtcctaaaacaaaagaaagcgggagatataaagggctgaaaAGGAGATGCACTTGAATagccaagcacttgaggctaattatcaGTTGGACAATATTCTTATTAACATATGTTTGGAGAATGGCCtggcccaactattctgtgctggctggatcagtgggtgtggacagagaagtgtgagagaaatcagagggtggagtaagacaagctggatcattctttggcagtggagaaagagaaaggaggtgtggagattcctatatctattcccctgaaGGTGACCCCAAAAAAGacccaagaataaagacttttgcttattctgatgCGGGCTGactctaaggtatccagggtgctaacatggtCATTACATGTATTAGTGCCCAAAGTCTGAATatattgttctttcttccttcttgactCTTGCCTTCTTTCTTAAtggcttcttttttaaatttttttactcaccccaaaattcttttaaaattttcctcaGGAGAAGGCCCTTTCCCTGGAGTAATCGATTTATTTGGTGGCATTGGGGGACTGGTTGAATTTCGAGCCAGTCTCTTGGCCAGCCATGGCTTTGCTACTTTGGCCTTAGCTTACTTTGACTATGAAGATTTGCCCGCACTACCACCTGTTTTGGATATTGAATACTTTGAAGAAGCTGCTGATTTCCTCCTGAGCCATCCCAAGGTACTTTGAACTCACAATTTGATTTCAACCAGTCTCTGATTCCAAATGACTAACTGCAGTCTTCTCTTGTGTATTCTTTTCATTGGCATGGTTTGTTTCTCCAAGTCTGTGATTCCTACTctatagaaagagagagatccTCAATCAGTTGttcacttctttctcttcctgctcTATTCTCCTAGGTTTCTTTTTTCCAGACTGCTTAAAAGACCCTTTTATCTAGTGTCTATTTCAGTGTGTGTTGATgctatttgttttacttttaatagctttttatttttccaaatacatacatagttttttaacattgacctttgcaatactttgtgttccaaatttttctcccttcctgctcctcccccacccccagatatCATGAaatccaatagaggttaaacacgtgcaattcttctaaaaatattttcattaaagttGAAGTAGATGACCTCAGAAATCCTGTACAACCATGAGAGTTCATTTCTCTAAGCAAATACAAGAATACTTATGTTGCAAACTAGAAGGTCACTTAtacaaaagaaagatataaataatatgCCCTGAGAAATTCAGGGAGAGAGGATTGCTAGATAAGGGCTGAAGCTAAGAAAGTCACATGGAAGAAGTGAGCCTTGTAGGAAGTCAAGGATTTCAGCTAGTGGGGATTGAGAATTGAGGCCAGGGAAACAGTTTAGGGAATGCTGGCATTTTAAGAAAAGGATATAGACAATGAAATGGAAGTGGGGGAGATAGTAGGGAACAAGAGATGGTGAATAGTATTGTATGACTGGAACATGAATGAAGAATAGTATGCAGTAGGAAATAACACTGGAAAGAGTGTGGCAAGGCTATGGGGAGGTGTTACTTATTTGGTTGGTAATGGGGAGACACTGAAGGTTGTATCACTGCCAAATGTAGGAtctgaaggaaggaaacaagggaagACAGTAGGTGGAAGGGAAGAGAGcaaacattccaggcatggaggatgTGGTTATtgaaagagatggaaaggaagatataacaaaggaaaatgaaaagttgCTGTCCGACCACTAGAAAGAGAAGCAGGAGAGAGCAGTGTCATGAAAAGCTAGAATTGAGAATATCCAGGAGAAGAAGATGATCAGTAATATCAGACAGATCAGAgatgaagattaagaaaagacCTTTGAGGATATGAACAAatgattttcaaatgaagaaattaaaaactatttctaatcatgtgaaagatgctctaaatcactattgatcagagaaatgcaaattaagacaactctgagataccactacacacctgtcagattggctaagatgacaggaaaagacaacaacgaatgttggaggggatgtgggaaaactgggacatgaatacattgttagtggaactgtgaatgaatccagacattctggagagcaatctggaactatgcccaaaaagttatcaaactgtgcataccctttgacccagcagtgctactactgggcttatatctcaaagagatcttaagagaaggaaaaggacctatatgtacaaaaatatttgcggcagccctctttgtagtgccaagaaactggaaactgagtggatgcccctcaattggaaaatgactgaataaactatagtatatgaatattatggaatgttattgttctgtaagaaatgatcaggaggatgatttcagaaagtcctggtgagacttacatgaactgatgctaagtgaaatgagtagaatcagatcattgtacatggcaacatcaatattatacgatgatcaattctgatgaacatgactccttccaacaataagatgattgatgccagttccaataatcttgtgatgaagagagccatctacacccagagagggattGTAGGAactgtagatcacaacataacattctcactctctttgtggttgttagcttgcattttattttcttacttattgactttctttttttaatctgatttttattgtgcaaaaagagaattgtataataTGTTAATTCATATTGGATTtagtatattttaacatgtttaacatatattggatagcTTGCTatataggggagggagggggaaggaggagaaaatctgaaagacaacgctatgtaagggtcaatgctgacaaattatccatgtatatgttttgaaaataaaaaagctttaaaaagagagagagaggaagagaagacttTTGACAATTGATAGGGCATGAGTGATTTCAGAGGGAGCTGTTTTAATCAAATGAAGAAGTCAGAAGTCAGATTACAAAGAATTTGGTTGGTTGTTGGCCTTCATtaattctccaagaggaccaaaatgacattactatcaAGTTAGTGTGGtggactgtgactgatcagaccaatacaagtttTGTAATGCCCTGACACAAGTTGAAtgcaaatagtccctatgaatgTTTGGGGAATTCTCTTAATTTTGTACAtatcatgtttcttctgagctaattcaattctgctttgctcatagaggaTAATATCTCTGATGAAGGATACTGGGTGGTCCTGttccagtgtctcccatgtttttgtttttgttttttttgctgaggcaattagggttaaatgacttgccaaggctcacacagcttggaagtgttaagtgtttgagaccagatttgaactcaggtcctcctgataagggtgaaccctgaaactatcCTTGTTAACTTTTGTGGTGAgctctgaaactctcctctgaccCTTCACGGCAGTTTAAATGGTTTCTTTAAGATTAGCCCAAGACCACTCCCTACTTTGTATCTCAGAGGCCTTCTCTTCCTGCATAAACCTAATTCCTTTACCTGtgactttaatttcatccttactttatctttctctcttgcttCACCTGTGTTTTTAATGCTCCCCTTTAACTCTCCcacttcattctctttcttcctctccctctccatttccctctccatttcCCTCACACACTCCAATCTggctttctccctctctgtctctttgtttttctctaccTCACCCCCCCCATGTCTCCACCCACAcccacttttcttttcctccctccttcattgtccctaatcattttatttcactgatttcttttccaatttcagcacttaaaaattcttttttatccaTCAAACTACTATCtgatctctcttctccctttaacCATCAACTTCCTTATAATTAGTACCTCATCCCAACTGCTTCATCCTGACACTGCTTTACAGAAATTGCTCTTTAAAAGGTTCACTGAGGACCTTATTAGTCTTTGGAAAACATCTGACTCTGCTAaccattctcttctccagagcttatttccttccttatccttaTAAATTGcatattctcctagttcttttcCTGCCTACTGAAAGAGATGAGGTGAGATccttcaagacagttgtgaaaatcgagtaaggcttcctctacttcagagtttgagtaggcctgaaggactttgagcattgattcaagggcataatcgagtccccttcctgctaccctcccatgacacaatctcctccctatttcagtcaaatataggcaactatgtacttattggtcaagttcaattttgtGGGTAGTTcttgagtttagaatgtaagactctcagccaatgaggatgagagtcagtggtgggagggggtgttttgcgttagggattaaaggggctgtcctgcccacaggaggcgcttcctctcttcgattgtctgctcgaagggtgggacgcccttctcaggagaatgtacaataaactttgcttttctctagagctctctccagcttttttattaaatggtgacccctcaccatttccgtaccacacagttggGGGCTCAtccgggatcctttactcggtgagtaagtgaattCCTGGGTGCTAGCGGGAAGGCGCCCTGccctgatttaggcagcccgccagcgtCCAGGAACTTCTTGCTCCCCAATGTAAAATGGGCCCGacgtggagaaactcagagaaaatcaaagtgagaaactccgcggtgaaaatcccaaccttTTGGTGGACAGATCAGTCAAGcaatttgctgcgcagcaacccagaggtaagccCTGTGAACTCCTTGCTGGAGGGGGCTCTGGACAGGATAGGCTAGGCCTTTTGGGTGACTGGAGTTAACCAGTGacggttagcgtgtttgggcATTTTGGAGTTTATGAACCCCGTGCTGGAGGGGGCTCTGgattaaactccttccaaattcaatgggtgtggcccagtcccagccagcccttgcagagagaaatgagaaaaatatcagaaaataccggtagatagtcccttgggagataaattaagtaattggaacaaactgccaaaatatgaggggaaaaaaaaaaaaaagcaagaaaaagatgataaggtattgctgttttgttgcagactgggtgtgccaaaaggattaaatagtgtacctgagaggatttaattccattattcCTTCTAGGGGCCTTCAGATGGGAAGGAGAAATATGTCTATTTTGAAGCAGGGGccgtttcagctgaccagaaataccccttagtagatcccatttgggatcagtaACCCTGTACATCaggaagtatgtgggattgatCGAGTGAAAATGGtggcttctttccttttcctcctatgtgtcctgactgcagcagggccacgtgggctgggggaaagaaactgctatttggtgaaattcattgttttaaatatgagggcaaagtagttttatattattgggaatttaaagctgtgtttgggattttaagttaaaatataggttattaaaacaaaatgccggTAGCTtaacttaggggaggttgtgattgtatctccctacttagatggtatgttgttttctagaggtattgggtaatttgtaattgagctatgccttaagtatttgtcagctctgttggg
This sequence is a window from Sminthopsis crassicaudata isolate SCR6 chromosome 1, ASM4859323v1, whole genome shotgun sequence. Protein-coding genes within it:
- the BAAT gene encoding bile acid-CoA:amino acid N-acyltransferase, producing the protein MAQIIVHPKIALVDEPLQIRVTGLLPNQMVVLQAKLINEKGVLFQSQVFYNADEGGEIDLEQAAALGGDYVGIHPMGLFWSLKPRKMLSRLLKQDVMNSPYLVQLSVYDSKQAAYDFPTPPAATEIVERWYSAPGVTRIQIREGRIRGALFLPPGEGPFPGVIDLFGGIGGLVEFRASLLASHGFATLALAYFDYEDLPALPPVLDIEYFEEAADFLLSHPKVLGPKIGIFSVCLGAHIGLAMATFLKQVAATVCINGFFFALERHIKYKDEHIRAVDAFPEKIRINDLGLLELYHTLGNPQEEANKHSLLPVERSQGHILFIVGEKDKNLNSKSYAEQAMERLKKHGKSNGTLLSYPGAGHLIEPPYSPLCLASWNPSLVRPIFWGGETILHAEAQEHSWKESLKFLRCHLSPASISKL